A section of the Streptomyces sp. Je 1-369 genome encodes:
- a CDS encoding type I polyketide synthase: MSNEEKLLDHLKWVTAELREARQKLRDKESAEPVAIVGMACRFPGGARSAEDLWQLVRDGGDAVAGFPDDRGWDLESLYHPDPEHPATSYVRDGAFLYDAGRFDADFFGISPREAVAMDPQQRLLLETAWEAIEHAGLNPQGLQGSDTGVFTGVSAHDYLTLISQTASEVEGYIGTGNLGSVVSGRISYTLGLEGPAVTVDTACSSSLVAIHLASQALRQGECSLALAGGSTVMATPGSFTEFSRQRGLAPDGRCKPFAAAADGTGWGEGAGVVALELLSEARRRGHKVLAVVRGSAVNQDGTSNGLAAPNGPSQERVIRAALANARLSAEDIDAVEAHGTGTTLGDPIEANALLATYGQSRPDDRPLWLGSIKSNIGHTQAAAGVAGVIKMVMALRNGLLPTSLHIDAPSPHVQWEQGGVRLLSEPVEWRSERTRRAGISAFGISGTNAHLILEEAPREEAVTEEAAAAAPPDSVVPWVVSGRTADALREQARRLGEYAAGDSAAHPTEIGWSLATSRAVFEHRAVVVGQDSARAIASLEALASGEATADVISGVAGDMGPGPVLVFPGQGSQWVGMGAQLLDESPVFAARIAECEQALSAYVDWSLREVLRGEGSELARVEVVQPVLWAVMVSLAAVWADQGIVPAAVIGHSQGEMAAACVAGALSLEDAARIVAVRSDALRQLQGHGDMASLGASAEQAAELIGDRPDVSIAAVNGPSSTVISGPPEHVAAVVADAEAAGLRARVIDVGYASHHPQIDALHDLLTERLADIRPVSTDVAFYSTVTAERLADTAALDTDYWVTNLRQPVRFAETVEALLADGYRLFIEASPHPVLNLGIQETIEQAGVTATTVPTLRRDHGGRTQLTHAAAQAFTAGAAVDWRRWFPADPTPPTVDLPTYAFQRKHYWVEPPAAVASGGGGHDPVEARVWQAIEDLDIDALASSLEIDGQAETLGALEPALPVLSAWRRRHREQSTVDSWRYHVTWKHLPDAAAPELGGTWLLLVPAAHTEHPAVLATAQTLAAHGGEVRRHVLDTRVVERAVLAEELRSVMGDEPHAGIVNLLALDEEPHPEFTAVPAGLAATTALVQALGDNGTDVVLRTLTQGAVSTGAADALSRPVQAQVWGLGRVAALEYPRLWGGLVDLPARIDHQSLTRLAAALSPAPAAQDEDQIAIRPSGVHGRRITHAPATTANGGVSWEPRGTTLITGGTGGIGAVLARWLAREGAPRLHLTSRRGPDAPGAQELAAELEALGTRVTVTACDVGDREQVRRLVDGIPTEHPLTAVVHAAGVPNYIGLGEVTGAELDEALRPKALAALHLHELTRELDLSAFVMFSSGAGVWGSGQQGAYGAANHFLDALADHRRSQGLPATSIAWGPWAEAGMAADQAALTFFSRFGLHPLSPDLCVKALHQALDAGETTLTVANFDWAQFTSTFTAQRPSPLLADLPENRRASAPVAQEDASETSSLQQELTEAKPAQQRQLLLQHVRSQAAATLGHSDVDAVPATKPFQELGFDSLTAVELRNRLNKSTGLTLPTTVVFDHPTPDALTDVLQSELSGDTASTEAARATTAAADDEPIAIVGMACRYPGDVRSPEELWDLVTAGKDAMSDFPDDRGWDLETLYDPDPESRGTSYVREGGFLYDAGDFDAGFFGISPREAVAMDPQQRLLLETAWEAIERAGLDREALKGSNAGVYTGLTIFDYLALVGERPTEVEGYIGTGNLGCVASGRVSYVLGLEGPAMTIDTGCSSSLVAIHQAAHALRQGECSLALAGGATIMATPGSFVEFSLQRGLAKDGRCKPFASAADGTGWAEGVGLVVLERLSEARRNGHKVLAVIRGSAINQDGTSNGLTAPNGQAQQRVIRQALANARLSADDVDAVEAHGTGTMLGDPIEASALVATYGKERPEDRPLWLGSIKSNIGHAQASAGVAGVIKMVMALRNEQLPTSLHIDAPTPHVDWDGSGVRLLSEPVAWPRGERPRRAGVSAFGISGTNAHLILEQAPDAPEPAPTPSDVADAPAGVVPWVVSGRGEEALRAQAALLAERATADPQLASPLDVGWSLVKSRSVFENRAVVVGRDRDALLAGLRSLAAGEPSPDVVEGAVQGASGAGPVLVFPGQGSQWVGMGARLLDESPVFAARIAECEQALSAYVDWSLSEVLRGDGSELARVEVVQPVLWAVMVSLAAVWADQGIVPAAVIGHSQGEMAAACVAGALSLEDAARIVAVRSDALRQLQGHGDMASLGTSAEQAAELIGDRPGVSIAAVNGPSSTVISGSPEHVAAVVADAEAAGLRARVIDVGYASHNPQIDALHDLLTKRLADIRPVPTDVAFYSTVTTQRLDNTQALDTDYWVTNLRQPVRFAETVDALLADGYRLFIEASPHPVLNLGMEETIERADLPATVVPTLRRDHGDTAQLTRAAAQAFAAGADVDWTGWFPAVPLPRVVDLPTYAFQRERFWLEGRRGLAGDPAGLGLASAGHPLLGAAVELADGSSHLLTGRISPRDQAWLAEHRVMDTVLLPGSAFVELAMQAAVRAGCEALAELTLHTPLAFGDEGTGAVDLQVAVGAVAEDGRRPVSVHSRPTGEGEDSVWTRHATGTVAPAGPVAADGSLGGAWPPPGATPVGGQDPYDELASYGYDFGPGSQGLVTAWRLGDDLFAEVALPEAESGGADRYQVHPVLLDATLHALILDAVTLSADTDQVLLPFSWSGLRVHAPGADSLRVRIARTAPDQLALTAVDDGGAPVLTLESLTVRPVAAHQIAGARTADRDALFRLVWTEAAARADGGGAAVRPAVVAPAGEPLGTGIADALSGAPVRETFAALREGVAGGGEAPDVVLAVCATPGAGGANGFEEDAAGYARLAAVTLLSLLKEWVDDPAFAATRLVVVTRGAVAARPGEAVGDLPGASLWGLVRSAQAENPGRLTLLDVDMDVDMDAAAVAGALAALPGVLGLAEPELALRGGRAFVPRLVRDDASARLAPPVGAPAWRLSGSEGTSVGEQLALVDAPEARRVLEPHEVRVAVRAASPDPGTLGAAGQAVGAGVVTEVGGAAGPVAVGDRVMGLFEAVGPVGVTDAALLTTVPGDWSWTEAAGSLGAYVAAYHVLTDVVLPSGGGPLHVAVETGAVGRAVTRLASHRRVDIVDGAADLDGAADCTLYRDGALVVRRADSSDGGQVVAPPEPGRVREILAELAELLRPIGPAEDVDVRHGGPLVPLDVTAWDVRQAPAAAAAPPTPGTTTVYTLPVAFDPEGTVLVTGGTGALGALTARHLVGRHGARHLLLSSRRGADAPGALELAADLSALGAHITFAACDPGDRDAAAALLESVPAEHPLTAVFHCAGTVSDAVVQNLTAEQVEEVMRVKADAAWHLHELTRDADLSAFVLYSSVAGLLGGPGQGSYTAANAFLDALARHRQDGGAAATSLAWGYWDLDSGMSGRLTDADRARHARAGVVGLGADEGLALLDTAWAGGLPLYAPVRLDLARMRRQAESHPAPALLQDLVRGAGSRGGGGTTVSAGATALRKSLGAMSDAEREDALLDLVCTHIAAVLGYDAATPVNATQGLRELGFDSLTAVELRNRLSTATGLKLPATFVFDHPNPAELAAHLRQELAPRAADPLVDVLAEFERLENSLLSVSSKDGTARAELAGRLRATLARLDVPRETAEEVAEEAAVAARIQDASADEIFAFIDRDLGRGNGHRNGNGNGQSDGQGNGQAVEGQR, from the coding sequence ATGTCGAACGAGGAGAAGCTTCTCGATCACCTCAAGTGGGTCACCGCGGAGCTGCGCGAGGCCCGCCAGAAGCTCCGCGACAAGGAGTCGGCCGAGCCGGTCGCCATCGTAGGCATGGCCTGCCGCTTTCCCGGTGGCGCCCGGTCCGCGGAGGACCTGTGGCAGCTGGTGCGCGACGGGGGCGACGCCGTCGCGGGGTTCCCCGACGACCGGGGCTGGGACCTGGAGTCCCTGTACCACCCGGACCCTGAGCACCCGGCGACCAGCTACGTGCGGGACGGTGCGTTCCTGTACGACGCGGGCCGTTTCGACGCCGACTTCTTCGGCATCAGCCCGCGCGAGGCCGTCGCGATGGACCCGCAGCAACGGCTGCTCCTGGAAACCGCCTGGGAGGCGATCGAGCACGCGGGCCTGAACCCACAGGGACTGCAGGGCAGCGACACCGGTGTCTTCACCGGAGTCAGCGCCCACGACTATCTGACGCTGATCAGCCAGACGGCCAGTGAGGTCGAGGGGTACATCGGCACCGGCAACCTCGGCAGCGTCGTGTCGGGCCGCATCTCCTACACGCTGGGGCTCGAAGGTCCCGCGGTGACCGTCGACACGGCGTGCTCGTCGTCCCTCGTCGCGATCCACCTGGCGAGCCAGGCGCTGCGGCAGGGCGAGTGCTCGCTCGCACTGGCCGGCGGGTCGACCGTGATGGCCACGCCGGGTTCGTTCACCGAGTTCTCGCGGCAGCGCGGGCTGGCGCCCGACGGCCGCTGCAAACCGTTCGCGGCCGCCGCCGACGGCACCGGATGGGGCGAGGGCGCCGGAGTCGTGGCGCTCGAACTGCTCTCCGAGGCTCGCCGTCGCGGCCACAAGGTCCTTGCGGTGGTGCGGGGTTCGGCCGTCAATCAGGACGGTACGAGCAACGGCCTCGCCGCGCCGAACGGCCCCTCGCAGGAACGCGTCATCCGCGCCGCCCTCGCCAACGCCCGCCTGTCCGCCGAGGACATCGACGCCGTGGAGGCCCACGGCACGGGCACGACGCTCGGCGACCCCATCGAGGCCAACGCGCTCCTCGCCACGTACGGGCAGAGCCGCCCGGACGACCGGCCGCTGTGGCTCGGGTCGATCAAGTCCAACATCGGTCACACGCAGGCCGCCGCCGGTGTCGCCGGTGTCATCAAGATGGTCATGGCCCTGCGCAACGGGCTGCTCCCCACCTCGCTGCACATCGACGCGCCCTCACCGCACGTCCAGTGGGAGCAGGGCGGCGTACGGCTGCTCTCCGAGCCGGTCGAGTGGCGGTCGGAGCGGACGCGGCGTGCGGGGATCTCGGCGTTCGGCATCTCGGGGACGAACGCGCATCTGATCCTGGAGGAGGCGCCGCGGGAGGAAGCGGTTACGGAGGAGGCTGCCGCCGCGGCGCCCCCGGATTCCGTGGTGCCGTGGGTCGTTTCCGGGCGGACGGCCGACGCGCTGCGCGAACAGGCGCGTCGGCTCGGGGAGTACGCGGCAGGTGACTCGGCAGCTCATCCGACGGAGATCGGCTGGTCGCTGGCCACGAGCCGCGCGGTGTTCGAGCACCGGGCCGTGGTGGTCGGGCAGGACTCCGCCCGGGCGATCGCCTCACTGGAGGCACTGGCCTCGGGCGAGGCAACCGCGGATGTCATTTCCGGGGTCGCGGGCGATATGGGTCCTGGGCCGGTGCTCGTTTTCCCGGGGCAGGGGTCGCAGTGGGTGGGCATGGGCGCCCAACTGCTCGATGAGTCTCCCGTGTTCGCGGCACGTATCGCCGAGTGCGAGCAGGCCTTGTCCGCGTACGTGGACTGGTCGTTGCGTGAGGTGTTGCGCGGGGAGGGGAGTGAACTGGCGCGGGTGGAGGTCGTGCAGCCCGTGCTGTGGGCGGTGATGGTCTCGCTCGCAGCCGTATGGGCTGATCAGGGGATCGTCCCGGCTGCCGTGATCGGGCACTCGCAGGGCGAGATGGCCGCCGCCTGCGTTGCGGGCGCGCTGTCGCTGGAGGATGCGGCACGGATCGTAGCGGTACGTAGTGACGCGCTGCGGCAGTTGCAGGGGCACGGCGACATGGCGTCCCTGGGGGCCAGTGCCGAGCAGGCCGCGGAGCTGATCGGCGACCGTCCGGACGTGAGCATCGCCGCCGTCAACGGGCCCTCCTCGACCGTCATCTCGGGGCCGCCCGAGCATGTCGCGGCCGTCGTCGCCGACGCGGAGGCCGCCGGGCTGCGCGCCCGCGTCATCGACGTCGGCTACGCCTCCCACCACCCGCAGATCGACGCACTCCACGACCTCCTCACCGAACGCCTCGCCGACATCCGGCCCGTGTCGACGGACGTGGCGTTCTACTCGACGGTCACGGCCGAACGCCTCGCGGACACCGCGGCGTTGGACACCGACTACTGGGTCACCAACCTCCGCCAACCCGTCCGCTTCGCCGAGACGGTCGAGGCCCTCCTCGCCGACGGCTACCGCCTCTTCATCGAAGCCAGCCCCCACCCCGTCCTCAACCTCGGCATTCAGGAGACCATCGAGCAGGCCGGGGTCACGGCCACCACCGTTCCCACCCTGCGCCGGGACCACGGAGGCCGCACCCAGCTCACGCACGCCGCCGCGCAGGCGTTCACCGCGGGGGCCGCGGTGGACTGGCGGCGCTGGTTCCCCGCCGACCCCACTCCCCCTACCGTCGACCTGCCCACGTACGCCTTCCAGCGCAAGCACTACTGGGTGGAGCCGCCCGCGGCGGTGGCGTCCGGGGGCGGTGGGCACGATCCGGTCGAGGCCCGGGTGTGGCAGGCGATCGAGGATCTGGACATCGACGCCCTCGCCAGCAGCCTGGAGATCGACGGGCAGGCGGAGACCCTCGGGGCGCTGGAGCCCGCGCTGCCCGTCCTGTCGGCCTGGCGGCGCAGGCACCGGGAGCAGTCCACGGTCGACTCCTGGCGCTACCACGTCACTTGGAAGCATCTGCCCGACGCGGCGGCACCGGAGCTCGGCGGCACCTGGCTGCTGCTCGTGCCCGCCGCGCACACCGAGCACCCCGCCGTCCTTGCGACCGCACAGACGCTCGCCGCGCACGGCGGCGAGGTACGACGTCACGTACTCGACACGCGCGTCGTGGAACGTGCCGTGCTGGCCGAGGAGTTGCGGTCGGTGATGGGCGACGAGCCGCACGCAGGCATCGTCAACCTGCTGGCGCTCGACGAGGAGCCGCACCCCGAGTTCACGGCCGTACCCGCCGGGCTCGCCGCGACGACCGCTCTCGTCCAGGCCCTCGGCGACAACGGCACCGACGTCGTCCTGCGCACCCTCACGCAAGGCGCCGTCTCGACCGGCGCCGCCGATGCCCTCAGCCGCCCCGTGCAGGCGCAGGTCTGGGGTCTCGGGCGGGTGGCCGCGCTGGAGTATCCGCGGTTGTGGGGCGGGCTCGTCGATCTGCCCGCGCGCATCGACCACCAGTCGCTGACCCGTCTCGCCGCGGCCCTCTCCCCCGCGCCTGCCGCGCAGGACGAGGACCAGATCGCGATACGCCCTTCCGGCGTCCATGGACGCAGGATCACGCACGCGCCCGCCACCACCGCGAACGGCGGGGTGAGTTGGGAGCCCAGGGGCACCACCCTCATCACCGGCGGCACCGGCGGTATCGGCGCCGTACTGGCCCGCTGGCTCGCCCGTGAAGGCGCCCCGCGCCTGCACCTCACCAGCCGCCGCGGCCCCGACGCCCCCGGCGCGCAAGAACTCGCGGCCGAGCTGGAGGCATTGGGCACCCGCGTCACCGTCACCGCATGCGACGTCGGCGACCGCGAGCAGGTGCGCCGCCTCGTCGACGGCATACCCACCGAGCACCCGCTCACCGCCGTCGTGCACGCCGCCGGTGTCCCGAACTACATCGGCCTCGGCGAGGTGACGGGTGCCGAGCTGGACGAGGCGCTGCGGCCGAAGGCGCTCGCCGCGCTCCATTTGCACGAACTGACACGGGAGTTGGATCTCTCCGCGTTCGTGATGTTCTCGTCCGGCGCCGGTGTGTGGGGCAGCGGCCAGCAGGGCGCGTACGGCGCCGCCAACCACTTCCTCGACGCGCTCGCCGACCACCGCCGCTCCCAGGGCCTGCCCGCCACCTCCATCGCCTGGGGACCCTGGGCCGAAGCCGGGATGGCCGCCGACCAGGCCGCGCTGACGTTCTTCAGCCGCTTCGGCCTCCACCCGCTCAGCCCGGACCTGTGCGTCAAGGCGCTGCACCAGGCGCTCGACGCGGGCGAGACGACGCTGACGGTGGCGAACTTCGACTGGGCGCAGTTCACGTCGACGTTCACCGCACAGCGGCCCAGTCCGCTCCTCGCCGACCTGCCCGAGAACCGCCGCGCCAGCGCGCCCGTGGCGCAGGAGGACGCCTCGGAGACGTCGTCGTTGCAGCAGGAGCTGACCGAGGCGAAGCCCGCGCAGCAGCGGCAGTTGCTGTTGCAGCACGTGCGCTCGCAGGCGGCGGCCACGCTCGGGCACTCGGACGTCGACGCCGTGCCCGCGACCAAGCCGTTCCAGGAGCTGGGCTTCGACTCGCTGACCGCGGTGGAGTTGCGCAACCGGCTGAACAAGAGCACCGGTCTGACCCTGCCGACGACGGTCGTCTTCGACCACCCCACGCCCGACGCGCTCACCGACGTCCTCCAGTCGGAGCTGTCGGGCGACACGGCGTCCACCGAAGCGGCACGCGCCACCACCGCGGCCGCCGACGACGAGCCGATCGCGATCGTCGGCATGGCCTGCCGCTACCCGGGCGACGTCCGCTCCCCCGAGGAACTGTGGGACCTGGTCACGGCCGGCAAGGACGCCATGAGCGACTTCCCCGACGACCGGGGCTGGGACCTGGAGACGCTGTACGACCCGGACCCGGAGAGCCGCGGCACCAGCTACGTCCGCGAGGGCGGCTTCCTCTACGACGCGGGCGACTTCGACGCCGGTTTCTTCGGCATCAGCCCGCGCGAGGCCGTCGCGATGGACCCGCAGCAGCGGCTGCTCCTGGAGACCGCATGGGAGGCGATCGAACGCGCCGGGCTCGACCGTGAGGCCCTGAAGGGCAGTAACGCCGGGGTGTACACGGGCCTGACCATCTTCGACTACCTGGCGCTCGTCGGGGAACGGCCCACCGAGGTCGAGGGCTACATCGGCACCGGCAACCTCGGCTGCGTCGCCTCGGGCCGCGTGTCGTACGTACTCGGCCTCGAAGGCCCCGCGATGACCATCGACACCGGGTGCTCGTCGTCCCTTGTGGCGATCCACCAGGCGGCGCACGCGCTGCGGCAGGGCGAGTGCTCGCTCGCTCTCGCGGGCGGCGCGACGATCATGGCGACGCCGGGTTCCTTCGTGGAGTTCTCGCTGCAACGCGGGCTCGCCAAGGACGGGCGGTGCAAGCCGTTCGCGTCCGCCGCCGACGGCACCGGCTGGGCCGAGGGCGTCGGCCTGGTCGTCCTCGAACGCCTCTCGGAGGCCCGGCGCAACGGCCACAAGGTCCTCGCGGTGATCCGCGGCTCGGCCATCAACCAGGACGGTACGAGCAACGGGCTCACGGCACCCAACGGGCAGGCGCAGCAGCGGGTGATCCGCCAGGCCCTCGCCAACGCACGGCTCTCCGCCGACGACGTCGACGCGGTGGAGGCGCACGGCACGGGCACGATGCTGGGCGACCCCATCGAGGCGAGCGCGCTCGTGGCCACGTACGGCAAGGAGCGGCCCGAGGACAGGCCGCTGTGGCTCGGCTCGATCAAGTCGAACATCGGGCACGCGCAGGCGTCGGCCGGTGTCGCCGGGGTGATCAAGATGGTGATGGCGCTGCGGAACGAGCAGCTGCCCACCTCGCTGCACATCGACGCCCCCACGCCGCACGTGGACTGGGACGGCAGCGGAGTCCGGCTCCTGTCCGAGCCGGTGGCCTGGCCGCGCGGCGAACGCCCGCGCCGCGCCGGAGTCTCCGCGTTCGGCATCTCGGGCACGAACGCCCACCTCATCCTCGAACAGGCCCCGGACGCCCCGGAGCCCGCGCCCACTCCGTCGGACGTGGCCGACGCGCCTGCCGGAGTGGTGCCGTGGGTGGTGTCGGGACGCGGCGAGGAGGCGCTGCGGGCGCAGGCGGCGCTGCTGGCCGAGCGCGCGACGGCCGACCCGCAGCTGGCGTCGCCCCTGGACGTGGGCTGGTCCCTGGTCAAGAGCCGGTCGGTGTTCGAGAACCGTGCCGTGGTCGTGGGCAGGGACCGCGACGCGCTCCTCGCCGGGCTTCGCTCCCTGGCAGCGGGCGAGCCGTCACCGGACGTCGTGGAGGGCGCCGTACAGGGTGCCTCCGGCGCGGGGCCGGTGTTGGTTTTCCCGGGGCAGGGGTCGCAGTGGGTGGGGATGGGGGCTCGGCTGCTCGACGAGTCGCCGGTGTTCGCGGCGCGGATTGCTGAGTGTGAGCAGGCCTTGTCCGCGTACGTGGACTGGTCGCTGAGCGAGGTGTTGCGCGGGGACGGGAGCGAGCTGGCGCGGGTGGAGGTCGTGCAGCCCGTGCTGTGGGCGGTGATGGTCTCGCTCGCCGCCGTCTGGGCCGATCAGGGGATCGTCCCGGCCGCTGTGATCGGGCACTCGCAGGGCGAGATGGCCGCCGCGTGTGTCGCGGGCGCGCTGTCGCTTGAGGATGCGGCACGGATCGTAGCCGTACGAAGTGACGCACTGCGACAGCTGCAAGGACACGGCGACATGGCATCCCTGGGCACCAGTGCCGAGCAGGCCGCTGAGCTGATCGGCGACCGTCCTGGTGTGAGTATCGCCGCCGTCAACGGGCCCTCCTCGACCGTCATCTCGGGGTCACCCGAGCACGTGGCGGCCGTTGTCGCCGACGCGGAGGCCGCCGGGCTGCGCGCCCGCGTCATCGACGTCGGCTACGCCTCCCACAACCCCCAGATCGACGCACTCCACGACCTCCTCACCAAACGCCTCGCCGACATCCGGCCCGTCCCGACGGACGTCGCGTTCTACTCCACCGTCACCACCCAACGCCTCGACAACACCCAAGCGTTGGACACCGACTACTGGGTCACCAACCTCCGCCAACCCGTCCGCTTCGCCGAGACGGTCGACGCCCTCCTCGCCGACGGCTACCGCCTCTTCATCGAAGCCAGCCCCCACCCCGTCCTCAACCTCGGCATGGAGGAGACCATCGAGCGGGCCGACCTGCCTGCCACCGTCGTCCCGACCCTCCGCCGCGACCACGGCGACACGGCTCAGCTCACCCGTGCCGCCGCCCAGGCCTTCGCCGCGGGGGCCGACGTCGACTGGACGGGGTGGTTCCCCGCGGTTCCGTTGCCGCGGGTCGTGGATCTTCCGACGTACGCCTTCCAGCGGGAGCGGTTCTGGCTCGAGGGGCGCCGGGGGCTCGCCGGGGATCCGGCGGGGCTCGGGCTCGCCTCGGCGGGGCACCCGCTGCTCGGCGCCGCCGTGGAGCTCGCGGACGGCAGCAGCCATCTGCTGACCGGGCGGATCTCCCCGCGCGACCAGGCGTGGCTGGCCGAGCACCGGGTCATGGACACGGTGCTGCTGCCGGGGTCCGCCTTCGTGGAGCTCGCGATGCAGGCGGCGGTGCGTGCCGGCTGCGAGGCGCTCGCGGAGCTGACGCTGCACACGCCGCTCGCCTTCGGGGACGAGGGCACCGGAGCAGTGGATCTGCAGGTGGCGGTCGGTGCCGTGGCGGAGGACGGGCGGCGTCCCGTGTCCGTCCACTCACGGCCCACGGGTGAGGGCGAGGACTCCGTCTGGACCCGGCACGCCACCGGCACCGTGGCTCCCGCCGGGCCTGTCGCCGCGGACGGATCGTTGGGCGGTGCCTGGCCGCCGCCCGGCGCCACTCCTGTCGGCGGGCAGGATCCGTACGATGAACTCGCCTCGTACGGCTACGACTTCGGTCCTGGCTCGCAGGGCCTCGTCACCGCGTGGCGGCTCGGGGACGACCTCTTCGCCGAGGTGGCGCTGCCCGAGGCGGAGAGCGGCGGCGCCGACCGCTACCAGGTCCATCCGGTGCTGCTCGACGCGACTCTGCACGCGCTGATCCTGGACGCGGTCACCTTGTCCGCCGACACCGACCAGGTACTGTTGCCGTTCTCCTGGAGCGGATTGCGGGTGCACGCGCCGGGTGCGGACAGTCTGCGGGTACGCATCGCACGCACCGCGCCGGATCAGCTGGCCCTGACGGCCGTCGACGACGGTGGGGCGCCGGTCCTGACGCTGGAGTCGCTCACGGTGCGGCCGGTGGCCGCCCACCAGATCGCCGGTGCCCGTACGGCGGACCGGGACGCGCTGTTCCGGCTCGTGTGGACGGAGGCTGCCGCGCGGGCCGATGGGGGTGGCGCCGCCGTGCGGCCCGCTGTTGTCGCGCCTGCCGGGGAGCCGCTGGGTACTGGGATCGCCGACGCGTTGTCCGGTGCTCCCGTGCGGGAGACCTTCGCCGCGCTGCGGGAGGGTGTGGCGGGCGGGGGTGAGGCGCCCGATGTCGTGCTCGCCGTGTGCGCCACGCCCGGTGCGGGCGGCGCGAACGGGTTCGAGGAGGATGCGGCCGGGTACGCGCGGCTCGCTGCCGTGACCCTTCTGTCGCTGCTCAAGGAGTGGGTCGATGACCCCGCGTTCGCGGCGACCCGTCTCGTCGTCGTCACGCGGGGTGCGGTCGCGGCACGACCGGGCGAGGCGGTCGGTGATCTGCCGGGTGCGTCGCTGTGGGGTCTGGTGCGCAGCGCGCAGGCCGAGAATCCGGGACGCCTCACGCTGCTGGACGTGGACATGGACGTGGACATGGATGCGGCGGCGGTGGCGGGGGCGTTGGCCGCGCTGCCTGGCGTACTGGGGCTCGCGGAGCCGGAGTTGGCGTTGCGGGGCGGGCGGGCGTTCGTGCCGCGGCTCGTACGTGACGACGCCTCCGCGCGGCTCGCGCCGCCGGTCGGGGCGCCCGCGTGGCGTCTCTCCGGGAGCGAAGGGACGTCCGTGGGCGAGCAGTTGGCTCTGGTGGATGCTCCGGAGGCCCGGCGGGTGCTGGAGCCACACGAGGTGCGGGTCGCCGTGCGGGCCGCCTCGCCGGACCCGGGAACGCTCGGGGCGGCGGGCCAGGCCGTGGGTGCCGGTGTCGTGACGGAGGTCGGCGGTGCGGCCGGTCCGGTGGCCGTGGGGGACCGGGTCATGGGCTTGTTCGAAGCGGTGGGGCCGGTGGGCGTCACCGACGCGGCGCTGCTCACGACGGTTCCGGGCGACTGGAGTTGGACTGAGGCTGCCGGTTCGCTGGGCGCCTATGTGGCGGCGTACCACGTACTGACGGATGTCGTCTTGCCCAGCGGCGGGGGGCCACTGCACGTCGCGGTGGAGACGGGCGCTGTGGGGCGGGCAGTGACGCGGCTCGCGTCGCACCGGCGCGTGGACATCGTGGACGGTGCGGCCGACTTGGACGGTGCGGCCGACTGCACCCTCTATCGTGACGGGGCGTTGGTCGTCCGGCGAGCGGATTCTTCGGACGGGGGCCAGGTCGTCGCTCCGCCCGAGCCCGGCCGCGTACGGGAAATCCTCGCCGAACTGGCGGAGTTGCTGCGGCCCATCGGCCCGGCGGAGGACGTCGACGTGCGTCACGGCGGCCCCCTCGTACCGCTCGACGTCACCGCCTGGGACGTCCGGCAGGCCCCCGCCGCCGCGGCCGCCCCGCCCACCCCGGGCACGACGACCGTGTACACCCTGCCCGTCGCCTTCGACCCGGAAGGCACCGTACTCGTCACCGGCGGAACCGGAGCCCTCGGCGCCCTGACGGCCCGCCACCTGGTGGGACGCCACGGAGCCAGGCATCTGCTCCTGTCCAGCAGGCGTGGCGCCGACGCGCCGGGCGCCCTCGAACTGGCCGCCGACCTCTCCGCGCTCGGCGCGCACATCACGTTCGCCGCCTGCGACCCCGGTGACCGGGACGCGGCGGCCGCACTCCTGGAGTCGGTGCCCGCGGAACACCCGCTCACCGCCGTCTTCCACTGCGCGGGCACCGTGAGCGACGCGGTGGTGCAGAACCTCACCGCCGAACAGGTCGAGGAGGTCATGCGCGTGAAGGCGGACGCCGCATGGCACCTGCACGAGCTGACGCGGGACGCCGACCTCTCCGCGTTCGTCCTGTACTCGTCGGTCGCCGGGCTCCTGGGCGGCCCCGGCCAGGGCAGCTACACCGCCGCCAACGCGTTCCTGGACGCGCTGGCCCGGCACCGGCAGGACGGCGGTGCGGCCGCGACGTCCCTGGCGTGGGGGTACTGGGACCTGGACAGCGGGATGTCGGGGCGGCTCACCGACGCCGACCGGGCACGTCACGCCCGGGCCGGTGTGGTCGGGCTCGGCGCCGACGAGGGCCTCGCCCTGCTCGACACGGCCTGGGCCGGGGGCCTTCCGCTGTACGCGCCGGTCCGCCTCGACCTGGCCCGGATGCGACGGCAGGCCGAGAGCCACCCCGCGCCGGCGCTCCTCCAGGACCTGGTGCGCGGTGCGGGAAGCAGGGGCGGTGGCGGGACCACCGTATCGGCGGGCGCGACCGCGCTGCGCAAATCGCTCGGTGCGATGTCCGACGCGGAGCGGGAGGACGCGCTGCTCGACCTGGTGTGCACGCACATCGCGGCCGTGCTCGGATACGACGCGGCGACTCCCGTGAACGCGACCCAAGGGCTGCGGGAACTCGGCTTCGACTCGCTGACGGCGGTGGAGCTGCGCAACCGGCTCTCGACCGCGACGGGACTGAAGCTGCCCGCCACGTTCGTCTTCGACCACCCGAACCCGGCGGAGCTCGCCGCGCACCTGCGGCAGGAGCTCGCGCCGCGCGCGGCCGACCCGCTCGTGGACGTCCTCGCGGAGTTCGAGCGTCTGGAGAACTCGCTCCTGTCCGTCTCGTCGAAGGACGGCACGGCGAGGGCCGAGCTTGCCGGGCGGCTGCGCGCCACGCTGGCGCGGCTCGACGTGCCGCGGGAGACGGCCGAAGAGGTGGCCGAGGAGGCGGCGGTGGCGGCTCGGATCCAGGACGCGTCGGCCGACGAGATCTTCGCGTTCATCGACCGCGACCTCGGCAGGGGCAACGGCCACCGCAACGGCAACGGCAACGGGCAGAGCGACGGACAGGGCAACGGACAGGCAGTGGAGGGACAGCGATGA